One region of Cyanobium sp. M30B3 genomic DNA includes:
- a CDS encoding glycosyltransferase family 4 protein — MAAVAHRYCVLQAGARMHYAVPTLLARAGALAAFYTDLHASHRPLQLLNQLWPRGLQPSALQRLLARQLPADLPRSLVRHQPLAGLSWALPGLRREALLIERACRERFAGASALYTNFINSDLQAVRQARRQGLHVVHELIIPADVGRTLLEERRRYPGIEAEGEPEEVVEAGLERDRQKWALVDQVLVPSLHCHQSTIALGCDPAKIQRVPYGIPEHWFDLPPAPEPGRVLFVGQVGLRKGSHYLAEAVRQLAGRSLPLECRVVGPWQVDVEQPLFAGPHYLGQVPRSQVREEFRRADLFVLPTLADSFGLVHLEAMACGVPVITTPHCGSVVRDGIDGFIVPIRDATALADRIALLLGDRALRDRMGQQARQRAAQYTWEAYGRRLVGALGLQPQA, encoded by the coding sequence ATGGCCGCCGTTGCGCACCGCTACTGCGTGCTCCAGGCCGGAGCCCGCATGCACTACGCCGTGCCCACCCTGCTGGCCCGCGCCGGTGCCCTGGCCGCCTTCTACACCGATCTGCACGCCAGCCACCGGCCGTTGCAGCTGCTCAACCAGCTCTGGCCCCGGGGCCTGCAGCCTTCCGCCCTGCAGCGTCTGCTGGCCAGGCAGCTCCCCGCCGACCTGCCCCGCTCCCTGGTGCGCCACCAGCCCCTGGCCGGTCTCAGCTGGGCCCTGCCGGGGCTGCGCCGGGAAGCACTCCTGATCGAGCGGGCCTGCCGGGAGCGCTTCGCCGGCGCCAGCGCTCTCTACACCAACTTCATCAACAGCGATCTGCAGGCGGTGCGCCAGGCCCGCCGCCAGGGGCTGCACGTGGTGCACGAGCTGATCATTCCTGCCGATGTGGGCCGCACCCTGCTGGAGGAACGGCGCCGCTACCCCGGCATCGAGGCCGAGGGCGAGCCCGAGGAGGTGGTGGAAGCGGGGCTGGAGCGCGACCGCCAGAAGTGGGCCCTGGTGGACCAGGTGCTGGTGCCCTCCCTCCACTGCCACCAGAGCACGATTGCCCTGGGCTGCGATCCGGCCAAGATCCAGCGGGTGCCCTACGGCATTCCCGAGCACTGGTTTGATCTGCCACCCGCGCCCGAGCCAGGGCGGGTGCTGTTCGTGGGGCAGGTGGGCCTGCGCAAGGGCAGCCACTACCTGGCCGAGGCTGTGCGGCAGCTGGCCGGCCGCTCATTGCCCCTGGAGTGCCGCGTCGTTGGTCCGTGGCAGGTGGATGTGGAACAGCCCCTGTTCGCCGGCCCCCACTACCTGGGCCAGGTGCCCCGCTCCCAGGTGCGGGAGGAGTTCCGGCGCGCCGATCTGTTCGTGCTGCCCACGCTCGCTGACAGCTTCGGCCTGGTGCATCTGGAGGCGATGGCCTGCGGGGTGCCGGTGATCACTACGCCCCACTGCGGCTCGGTGGTGCGCGATGGCATCGATGGCTTCATCGTGCCGATCCGGGACGCGACCGCCCTGGCCGATCGCATCGCGCTGCTGCTGGGCGACCGCGCGCTGCGCGACCGCATGGGCCAGCAGGCCCGCCAGCGCGCCGCCCAATACACCTGGGAGGCCTACGGTCGCCGCCTGGTCGGCGCGCTTGGCCTGCAGCCCCAGGCCTGA